In Maridesulfovibrio sp., the following proteins share a genomic window:
- the cbiE gene encoding precorrin-6y C5,15-methyltransferase (decarboxylating) subunit CbiE has protein sequence MKHPLQIIGLHPGSLETSKEAITLISRADVLSGGKRLLARFPKYKGKKIPFTSPMKDYALTLEKQLREGMRVVLLADGDPLLFGVAASLIPLLGEKNIEIIPAVSAVQIGASRLGMSWKDFEIVSLHGRGDFSPLFGAMQRKKDCAVYTDNINTPQAIARQLIDKGIDNYSMAVMDQLETPDEQIVQGTPESFINFSCSDLNIVILTAGNKECSSQLFGRKDESFIKEKGLITKFPVRSAGIALLDLRNGQTVWDLGAGCGSVAIEASFIGECSRIFAVEKEPRRVGMIKENVRNFRAWTVEAICGEMPQVLQDLPDPDRVFMGGGIGRDDSVIREAAERLVPGGRLVVHAILMGSIQRTRDLFEELGWSWQSMQIQASSSDKLAGDIRYKAHNPVTILWADKPEGQ, from the coding sequence ATGAAACACCCCCTGCAGATAATCGGATTGCATCCGGGCAGTCTTGAAACCTCGAAAGAGGCAATAACACTTATTTCCAGAGCCGATGTTCTCAGCGGCGGGAAAAGATTGCTCGCAAGATTTCCAAAATACAAAGGGAAAAAAATTCCTTTCACTTCCCCAATGAAGGATTATGCCCTGACACTCGAAAAACAACTGAGAGAAGGCATGAGAGTCGTACTTCTGGCGGACGGAGATCCGCTGCTTTTCGGAGTAGCCGCATCATTGATACCACTGCTTGGCGAAAAGAATATTGAGATAATCCCGGCAGTTTCCGCCGTCCAGATAGGAGCTTCACGTCTTGGGATGAGCTGGAAGGATTTTGAAATTGTCTCCCTGCACGGCAGGGGTGACTTCTCCCCTCTTTTCGGAGCTATGCAACGCAAAAAAGATTGCGCCGTGTACACTGACAACATCAACACTCCACAAGCAATCGCCAGACAGCTGATAGATAAAGGAATCGACAATTATTCAATGGCGGTCATGGATCAATTAGAGACACCTGATGAACAGATTGTTCAAGGCACGCCGGAATCGTTCATCAACTTCAGTTGTTCCGACCTGAACATCGTGATTCTTACTGCCGGTAACAAAGAATGCAGCTCGCAACTCTTTGGCCGCAAAGACGAAAGTTTTATCAAAGAAAAAGGTCTGATAACCAAATTTCCTGTCCGCTCAGCCGGAATCGCCCTGCTGGATCTCCGTAACGGACAAACGGTCTGGGACCTCGGCGCGGGATGCGGTTCCGTTGCCATCGAAGCTTCGTTCATAGGTGAATGTTCGCGCATCTTCGCTGTGGAAAAAGAGCCCCGGAGAGTAGGGATGATCAAAGAGAATGTCCGCAATTTCAGGGCTTGGACTGTGGAGGCTATCTGCGGAGAAATGCCTCAGGTATTACAGGATCTCCCAGACCCTGATCGCGTATTCATGGGCGGCGGAATCGGACGGGATGATTCCGTTATCCGCGAAGCGGCAGAACGGCTGGTTCCCGGAGGAAGGCTGGTTGTCCACGCTATTCTCATGGGCAGCATTCAGCGGACACGCGATCTTTTCGAAGAACTCGGCTGGTCATGGCAGTCCATGCAGATTCAGGCATCATCTTCGGATAAACTGGCCGGAGATATCCGTTACAAAGCGCATAACCCGGTGACCATACTCTGGGCCGACAAACCAGAAGGACAATAA
- a CDS encoding SpoIIE family protein phosphatase — MSMRIKLFILLLAFSLIPLLVVSVISRQGIQELGKVQSRNLRVDMIKILTDEMHQSAKDSAKLVQQQTVSLEFALRAIGAEAEDVLNDPEQGEPKVFFAEDFNIKGRQPSDFGPSPQYFVLSEKGKKSPSLVSLEEPVFFYPKGKESLRNSPDLGRLYQLKSDFKSFFNQAGTALHSIYITLNSGLHMAYPGHGNYPDNYDPRKRSWYTEAIRKNAIDWDKSIDASTGQQVYTLSKPIRDREGNILGVVAIDIQLVELLRKEDLSSQWSNAIQTFVVGPVKTDKGVELQIWAEGGHDETNISWMTGLPNEVRYLQSTNPKFMNKMINSISKGESGVIRMPFKGIDSVWAYAPFRGEGSYVLITPERIITRVPDSAAQQALNLSRNLYVAVGAASFFTLLTVALVAFVGSRKILKPLLVMTDAAVKISEGDLSVHVDVKTGDERESLAHAFNQMVPKLQDHLRISKALELAQEVHTSLLPMESPQVKGLDISGVSISCDETGGDYFDYYTPPGSGGTGILLGDVTGHGVSAALLMTTGRAHLKHASKHSEPLAPRIEEVNRLLCSDIGDTGRFMTLFCLEMSPDNSKATYVRAGHDPATIYDPASGNTRELMGSPMLALGIFDEAEYNEFDVDLHEGEIIFIGTDGIWEARNTKDEMFGRERLDQIVFANAQRSAAEIQQEIIAAVYKFQDGMEQEDDITLVIIKVNKFNIPQENKKE; from the coding sequence ATGAGCATGCGCATAAAACTATTCATCCTGCTACTGGCATTCAGCCTTATTCCCCTGCTGGTAGTCTCTGTCATCAGCCGTCAGGGGATTCAGGAACTGGGCAAGGTTCAGTCCCGCAACCTTCGGGTGGACATGATCAAAATCCTGACAGATGAAATGCACCAGTCCGCCAAAGACTCTGCCAAACTGGTGCAGCAGCAAACCGTTTCACTGGAATTTGCTCTTCGAGCAATCGGAGCGGAAGCTGAGGATGTGCTAAATGACCCGGAACAGGGCGAACCAAAAGTTTTTTTTGCTGAAGATTTCAATATCAAAGGACGACAGCCGAGCGATTTTGGACCTTCACCGCAATATTTCGTTCTCAGCGAAAAAGGAAAAAAGTCTCCGTCGCTGGTGAGCCTTGAAGAGCCTGTATTCTTTTACCCCAAGGGCAAAGAAAGCCTGAGAAACAGCCCGGATCTGGGCAGACTGTATCAACTTAAATCCGACTTCAAATCCTTTTTCAATCAAGCCGGAACCGCGCTGCATAGCATCTACATCACTCTCAATTCAGGTTTGCATATGGCCTATCCCGGACACGGAAACTATCCGGATAATTACGATCCGCGCAAAAGATCATGGTATACAGAAGCAATCAGGAAAAATGCCATCGACTGGGACAAATCAATTGATGCCTCTACCGGACAGCAGGTCTACACCCTTTCCAAACCAATCCGGGACCGCGAAGGAAACATCCTCGGAGTAGTTGCAATTGATATCCAGCTGGTAGAACTGCTCCGCAAGGAAGATCTATCTTCTCAATGGTCCAATGCCATTCAGACATTTGTGGTCGGCCCTGTAAAGACAGATAAAGGAGTCGAGCTGCAAATCTGGGCCGAAGGCGGGCATGACGAAACCAATATTTCATGGATGACCGGGCTGCCCAACGAAGTGCGCTACCTGCAATCCACTAATCCAAAATTTATGAATAAGATGATCAACTCGATCAGCAAAGGAGAGTCTGGAGTTATCCGCATGCCGTTCAAAGGCATAGACTCGGTCTGGGCCTATGCTCCTTTTCGCGGTGAAGGCAGCTATGTTTTAATTACCCCGGAACGAATAATTACCAGAGTACCGGATAGTGCAGCGCAGCAGGCTTTAAATTTAAGCAGGAATCTTTACGTTGCAGTCGGCGCCGCTTCATTTTTTACCCTGCTTACCGTAGCGCTGGTGGCATTTGTCGGCAGCCGCAAAATACTCAAACCGTTACTGGTAATGACTGATGCCGCCGTTAAGATTTCCGAAGGAGACCTTTCCGTGCACGTTGACGTCAAAACAGGAGACGAGCGCGAATCACTTGCCCATGCTTTCAACCAGATGGTCCCCAAACTACAGGACCACCTGCGAATCAGCAAAGCACTTGAACTGGCGCAGGAAGTACATACCAGTCTGCTTCCCATGGAATCTCCACAGGTAAAAGGACTCGATATCTCAGGGGTTAGTATTTCCTGTGACGAGACCGGGGGCGACTATTTCGACTACTACACCCCACCCGGTTCCGGGGGGACAGGAATTTTGCTCGGGGACGTTACCGGACACGGTGTTTCCGCTGCACTGCTCATGACCACCGGACGAGCACACCTCAAGCATGCCTCCAAGCACAGCGAACCGCTTGCACCACGTATTGAAGAGGTCAACAGGCTGCTTTGCTCCGATATTGGAGACACCGGGCGGTTTATGACTCTATTCTGTCTTGAAATGTCTCCGGATAATTCCAAAGCTACTTATGTCCGCGCCGGACATGATCCGGCCACTATCTACGATCCAGCCAGTGGTAATACACGCGAGCTGATGGGTTCCCCTATGCTGGCACTGGGGATCTTTGATGAAGCGGAATATAATGAATTTGATGTCGACCTGCATGAAGGCGAAATCATTTTCATCGGCACAGACGGAATATGGGAAGCCCGCAATACCAAGGATGAAATGTTTGGACGAGAAAGGCTGGACCAGATCGTTTTTGCCAATGCTCAGCGCAGTGCCGCTGAAATCCAGCAGGAAATAATTGCGGCTGTCTACAAATTCCAAGATGGTATGGAACAGGAAGATGACATCACTCTGGTGATCATTAAAGTTAATAAATTCAATATACCGCAAGAGAACAAAAAGGAATAG
- a CDS encoding metallophosphoesterase: MLLIRGRIKQPKLHLCVVLLIMLLPFLLGNGNGCGTASSGTFIAISDVHFNPFTDTALFGRLVATPADSWAAIFRSSAKTELPDYGSETNFALLSKALDSAAAQDSYPAVVIFPGDILCHHFNETFESLYGSADQKELDSFILKTVRFFVLQVRERFPEAPVFFTLGNNDSYAGDYNLIAGGSFLSDTATLFQDQWFGSQVRSPNFNRTYTAGGYYAASAKDDSILLISLNSVLFSANRPAPVAGDAAYTQLDWFENQLAAAENNGQRVYIVTHVPPGANIFSSITKYMDTKGKISAVKGMWHDEYQNRFLSIMDKYSNLNVTFFSGHTHMDEFRLLYNDTRSNSPARILGQPSISPVFKNNPAYKVFNINRRNWELQDYTALTILLDQKNENFEIEYKFSTLYGLSNATAANMEKLSESLATDGSAKTAYIKYYYSVSPHSAITDINWPAYRCSTGAVRADKYKNCVNNSAP; encoded by the coding sequence ATGTTGTTGATCCGGGGCAGAATAAAACAACCAAAGCTGCATTTATGTGTAGTCCTGTTGATTATGCTGTTGCCTTTCCTGCTGGGGAACGGCAACGGCTGCGGTACAGCTTCTTCTGGAACATTTATCGCCATCAGCGATGTCCATTTCAATCCGTTTACTGACACCGCTTTATTTGGACGACTGGTGGCTACCCCGGCAGACAGTTGGGCAGCCATATTCCGAAGCTCCGCCAAGACAGAACTACCCGACTATGGTTCGGAAACCAACTTTGCCCTGCTGAGCAAAGCTTTGGATTCAGCTGCGGCTCAAGATAGCTATCCCGCAGTTGTAATCTTTCCCGGCGACATCCTCTGCCACCATTTTAACGAGACTTTTGAAAGTTTATACGGCTCTGCTGACCAAAAGGAGTTGGATTCATTCATCCTGAAAACCGTGCGTTTTTTCGTACTTCAGGTCCGCGAAAGATTCCCGGAAGCTCCCGTATTTTTTACTCTTGGAAACAATGATTCCTATGCCGGAGACTACAACCTGATTGCAGGTGGCAGTTTTCTTTCCGACACCGCGACACTTTTTCAAGACCAGTGGTTCGGTAGCCAGGTGCGTAGCCCGAATTTCAACCGGACATACACAGCCGGCGGGTACTATGCAGCTTCAGCTAAGGATGACAGCATCCTGCTGATAAGCCTTAACTCAGTGCTTTTTTCAGCCAACCGCCCGGCCCCGGTAGCCGGGGATGCGGCGTATACGCAGCTGGACTGGTTTGAAAACCAGCTTGCCGCAGCCGAGAATAACGGTCAGCGGGTCTATATAGTTACGCATGTCCCACCGGGGGCGAACATTTTCAGCTCCATTACCAAATACATGGATACAAAAGGCAAAATATCCGCAGTCAAAGGGATGTGGCATGATGAATACCAGAACAGATTCCTATCGATAATGGATAAGTATTCAAATTTGAATGTGACCTTTTTTTCCGGGCATACGCACATGGATGAATTCCGGCTGCTCTATAATGACACACGTTCAAACAGCCCGGCCAGAATACTGGGGCAACCTTCAATTTCACCAGTATTCAAGAACAACCCTGCATACAAGGTCTTCAACATCAATAGAAGAAACTGGGAACTTCAGGATTACACTGCACTGACAATACTTCTGGACCAAAAAAATGAAAATTTTGAAATAGAGTATAAATTCAGTACACTTTACGGCTTGAGCAACGCCACTGCCGCAAATATGGAAAAGCTTTCAGAATCTCTGGCGACAGATGGATCAGCCAAAACTGCTTACATCAAATATTACTATTCAGTCAGCCCGCACTCGGCAATTACTGACATTAACTGGCCCGCATATCGCTGCTCAACCGGGGCTGTCCGGGCTGATAAGTACAAAAACTGCGTAAACAACAGCGCGCCTTAA
- the cobM gene encoding precorrin-4 C(11)-methyltransferase, whose protein sequence is MSKVYFIGAGPGDPELITVKGQRIIREAGLVLYAGSLVPEAVIAEARPDARIENSASMSLEETDRIMQEYASRGEIVARVHTGDPALYGAVQEQARLLKNSGIEYEVIPGVTSACAAAAASSASFTVPGGTQTLILTRMAGRTPVPESESLQKLAAHNSAMAIYLSAGNPMGIQEELLAGGMAPSTPVILGYRIGWPEERSVETTLEKLAQTAEKNNFTRQTIFMILPGKNSDSESLLYDAGFSHMFRK, encoded by the coding sequence ATGAGTAAAGTATATTTCATCGGCGCCGGACCGGGGGACCCGGAACTTATTACAGTAAAAGGCCAGCGCATAATCCGGGAAGCAGGATTGGTTCTTTATGCTGGTTCCCTTGTACCGGAAGCAGTAATAGCTGAAGCACGCCCTGATGCGCGTATTGAAAATTCCGCGTCCATGTCTCTGGAAGAAACAGACCGCATCATGCAGGAATATGCATCAAGGGGTGAAATTGTGGCACGGGTACATACCGGCGACCCTGCCCTTTATGGAGCGGTGCAGGAACAGGCCCGACTCCTGAAAAATTCAGGAATTGAATATGAAGTAATTCCCGGTGTTACATCTGCCTGTGCGGCCGCCGCGGCATCTTCTGCCTCTTTTACCGTTCCCGGTGGAACGCAAACGCTGATCCTGACCCGTATGGCCGGGCGGACTCCTGTGCCGGAATCGGAAAGCCTGCAAAAGCTGGCCGCCCACAATTCCGCCATGGCCATTTATCTTTCCGCCGGCAATCCCATGGGCATACAGGAGGAACTCCTTGCTGGAGGCATGGCCCCTTCTACTCCGGTAATTCTCGGATACCGTATCGGTTGGCCGGAAGAAAGGTCAGTGGAGACAACGCTGGAGAAACTAGCGCAAACAGCAGAAAAGAATAATTTCACCCGCCAAACAATTTTCATGATACTGCCCGGCAAGAACAGTGACAGTGAGTCACTTCTATATGACGCCGGATTCAGCCACATGTTCCGCAAATAA
- a CDS encoding phosphotransferase → MLDALSPWGKTTLERHNDKNIPGSPERAVSRSVIEDTDNRLWLMERIATSQVETRTAIAENLITLQESGMGWLLPYQKDIEGRLTSDVMGFPWQLSPYYESDELPRPEYIYDAERGTELAKFVAQLREHTKGKEMKGQDQSFALIEYARQLVDAVKEREPEVYKRLEPICDRLFPKMEKFSQLPKAFCHGDFHPLNVLWKGKKIGAIIDWEFSGMRPEIYDVANMIGCVAFENPGALGEGLIPAFMDGLYDNTDISDDSYESLPAYIPALRFAWLSEWLRKKDHEMLEMELDFMELLLAVMG, encoded by the coding sequence ATGCTTGATGCTCTCTCACCCTGGGGAAAGACCACACTTGAAAGACATAACGATAAAAATATTCCCGGCAGCCCGGAACGGGCTGTTTCCCGTTCGGTAATTGAGGACACAGACAATCGACTCTGGCTGATGGAGCGCATTGCGACTTCTCAAGTTGAGACACGAACCGCCATTGCCGAGAACCTGATTACTTTGCAGGAATCGGGCATGGGCTGGCTGCTACCCTACCAAAAAGACATCGAAGGGCGGCTGACTTCCGACGTCATGGGCTTTCCCTGGCAGCTCTCGCCATATTATGAATCAGACGAACTGCCACGGCCGGAATATATTTACGACGCAGAGCGCGGCACAGAGCTGGCTAAATTCGTTGCCCAGCTGCGCGAGCATACCAAGGGTAAGGAAATGAAGGGACAGGATCAGTCTTTTGCACTGATCGAGTATGCCCGACAGCTGGTTGATGCTGTCAAGGAGCGTGAACCTGAGGTATACAAACGTCTTGAACCTATTTGTGATCGTTTGTTCCCCAAGATGGAGAAATTCTCGCAGCTGCCCAAAGCATTCTGCCATGGTGATTTCCATCCCTTGAATGTGCTCTGGAAAGGCAAAAAGATCGGCGCTATTATCGACTGGGAATTTTCCGGTATGCGTCCTGAAATTTATGACGTGGCCAACATGATCGGCTGCGTTGCCTTCGAGAATCCCGGCGCTTTGGGAGAAGGTTTAATCCCGGCTTTCATGGACGGTCTTTACGATAATACAGACATCAGCGATGACAGCTATGAATCTCTTCCTGCATACATCCCTGCACTTCGCTTTGCATGGCTTTCAGAATGGCTGCGTAAGAAGGACCATGAAATGCTTGAAATGGAGCTTGATTTCATGGAACTTCTGCTCGCGGTGATGGGGTAA
- the dinB gene encoding DNA polymerase IV gives MQKYIMHIDMDAFFASVEQLDNPELRGKPVGVGSLHERSVLSAASYEARKFGVRSAMPVRQALKLCPQLQVVSGNRDRYKEISRKVMKVLSNFSPVVEQASIDEAYIDITGTEKLFGTPLQIAKAIKDGILQSTGLTASVGIAPVKFLAKIASDLNKPDGISIIEADQVQNFLKTLPVEKIPGVGKKALPRLRSFGITYAADLRRYPPDFWKERFGERGVVLYEKGAGIDPTPVSKGGAMKSSSAENTFGEDVSDIHTLKTLLLKQSERIASDIRRHGLKGRTVTLKIKFPDFRQITRSKTLDSRTSHAGIIYKTGCELLDAELPIGAIRLIGIGISNFEERSRQLSLLDDPGENRNSKKLDQLDKAVDQVRLKFGKGILTRGRLLEDD, from the coding sequence ATGCAGAAATACATCATGCACATAGACATGGATGCGTTTTTCGCATCCGTGGAGCAATTGGATAATCCCGAACTGCGCGGTAAACCCGTGGGAGTTGGTTCTCTCCACGAACGCTCCGTACTCAGTGCGGCATCGTATGAAGCCCGTAAATTCGGAGTCCGCTCAGCCATGCCCGTGCGTCAGGCCCTGAAGCTCTGCCCGCAATTGCAGGTGGTTTCGGGCAACAGAGACAGGTACAAAGAAATCTCCCGCAAGGTGATGAAAGTGCTCTCAAATTTTTCTCCGGTCGTGGAACAGGCTTCCATTGATGAAGCGTACATTGATATAACAGGAACAGAGAAATTATTCGGAACTCCGCTGCAAATAGCCAAGGCCATCAAGGACGGCATTCTTCAATCAACCGGGTTGACCGCATCCGTGGGCATAGCCCCGGTTAAATTTCTGGCTAAAATAGCCTCGGACCTCAACAAGCCGGACGGGATTTCCATAATCGAAGCTGATCAGGTTCAGAATTTCCTGAAGACCCTGCCGGTGGAAAAAATTCCCGGTGTAGGTAAAAAGGCTCTGCCAAGACTACGCTCTTTCGGCATCACCTATGCGGCAGACTTACGCCGTTACCCGCCCGACTTCTGGAAAGAAAGGTTCGGAGAACGTGGGGTTGTCCTTTATGAAAAAGGGGCAGGTATTGACCCGACTCCGGTATCCAAAGGCGGAGCGATGAAATCCTCCAGCGCAGAAAATACCTTCGGGGAAGATGTCTCGGACATTCATACATTAAAAACACTTCTGCTGAAGCAATCTGAACGCATAGCCAGCGATATCAGGCGGCACGGTCTCAAAGGCCGTACCGTAACCCTGAAAATCAAATTTCCCGATTTCCGCCAGATCACACGCAGCAAAACCCTTGATTCAAGGACATCCCATGCCGGAATAATATATAAAACCGGTTGCGAACTGCTTGATGCAGAACTGCCCATCGGGGCAATCCGGTTGATCGGTATCGGTATTTCCAACTTTGAAGAACGCAGCCGTCAGCTTTCCCTGCTTGATGATCCCGGAGAAAACAGAAACAGCAAAAAACTTGACCAGCTGGATAAAGCAGTTGATCAGGTCCGCCTAAAGTTCGGTAAAGGCATACTCACCCGCGGCAGGCTGCTCGAAGATGATTAA
- a CDS encoding cysteine-rich small domain-containing protein, with amino-acid sequence MENSHRFFRNISCRYFPCHQVSDDNSFNCLFCFCPLYMLEDCGGRFTLTAKGVKDCTDCKIPHRPEGYDYIIKKLKAANKK; translated from the coding sequence GTGGAAAACAGCCATCGTTTTTTCAGGAATATCAGCTGTCGCTATTTCCCCTGTCATCAGGTCAGTGACGATAATTCCTTCAACTGCTTATTCTGCTTCTGCCCCCTATACATGCTGGAAGATTGCGGCGGACGATTCACATTAACCGCCAAAGGAGTAAAAGATTGCACCGACTGCAAGATCCCGCACCGCCCGGAAGGATACGACTACATTATCAAGAAGCTGAAAGCAGCAAATAAGAAATAA
- a CDS encoding secondary thiamine-phosphate synthase enzyme YjbQ produces METLHITTGNREEMSDITGKIRQMVKENGWRSGALLLYCPHTTGAITVNEGADPDVVRDITVNMRKLVPHRGDYHHMEGNSDAHIKTSMFGPDQMLIIEDGDVMLGTWQRIFFCEFDGPRSRKLWAQFMPAD; encoded by the coding sequence ATGGAAACCTTGCACATAACAACCGGCAACCGCGAAGAAATGTCGGACATAACCGGGAAGATTCGCCAGATGGTAAAAGAAAATGGCTGGCGCTCCGGCGCACTGCTGCTGTATTGTCCGCATACAACCGGAGCGATAACCGTAAACGAAGGTGCCGACCCTGATGTTGTACGCGACATAACCGTGAACATGCGCAAGCTGGTTCCCCATCGCGGAGATTACCATCACATGGAAGGGAATTCCGATGCACACATCAAGACCTCAATGTTCGGCCCGGACCAGATGCTTATCATCGAAGACGGAGACGTGATGCTCGGAACATGGCAGCGTATATTCTTCTGCGAATTTGACGGACCGCGCAGCCGCAAACTATGGGCCCAGTTTATGCCAGCTGACTAG
- the purN gene encoding phosphoribosylglycinamide formyltransferase, translated as MSLPIAVLISGGGSNLQSIIEKMEDNILDVDIRMVLSNKADAYGLKRAEAYGIPTAALSHKDYSSREEFDAEMVRILKDAGVEAVVMAGFMRIITPVFLNAFPGKIINIHPAILPSFPGVDGQGDAADYGVQLAGCTVHFVDEKMDHGAVIIQAAVPAYPGEDVDELRERILKQEHRILPQATQWLAKGRLTIEDRLVKLAGADVELAATDEKSLVNPPLEKGF; from the coding sequence ATGAGTCTTCCAATAGCCGTCCTTATTTCTGGCGGTGGATCAAATTTACAATCCATTATTGAAAAGATGGAAGATAACATTCTGGATGTGGACATCAGGATGGTTCTTTCCAATAAGGCTGACGCTTACGGCTTGAAGCGGGCCGAGGCTTACGGCATTCCTACAGCTGCATTGAGCCATAAGGATTACTCTTCGCGTGAGGAATTCGATGCCGAGATGGTGCGTATCCTCAAGGATGCGGGAGTCGAGGCTGTGGTCATGGCCGGATTCATGCGTATTATTACTCCGGTATTCCTGAACGCATTTCCCGGAAAAATCATTAACATCCATCCGGCGATTCTACCCAGCTTCCCCGGCGTGGACGGACAGGGTGACGCTGCTGATTACGGTGTGCAGTTGGCCGGATGTACTGTCCATTTTGTGGATGAGAAAATGGACCACGGCGCAGTGATCATTCAGGCCGCAGTTCCAGCTTATCCCGGTGAAGATGTTGATGAACTTCGGGAGCGCATTCTCAAGCAGGAACACCGCATTCTGCCGCAGGCCACCCAATGGCTGGCAAAGGGGCGTCTCACGATTGAGGACCGCCTTGTGAAGCTGGCCGGGGCCGATGTCGAACTGGCTGCCACAGACGAAAAAAGTCTGGTTAACCCACCCTTGGAAAAGGGATTCTAG
- the amrA gene encoding AmmeMemoRadiSam system protein A: protein MPENFTFALTQEEKDYLKDLVRKSITCRFNQQEGSVPEPVTDHLRENFGAFVTLNKDGQLRGCIGNVQGSGPLYKTIWRMARAAAFEDPRFPPVSAEEFPEIEIEISILSPIDVCKDVEQIVVGRHGLIMQRGHQSGLLLPQVAVDWQWDREQFLAQTCRKAGMEPSAWQDPATNIFWFEAEVF from the coding sequence ATGCCAGAAAATTTCACCTTCGCCCTTACTCAGGAAGAAAAGGACTATCTCAAAGATCTGGTCCGTAAAAGTATTACCTGCCGATTCAATCAGCAAGAAGGATCAGTCCCCGAACCGGTTACCGACCATCTGCGCGAAAATTTCGGGGCCTTTGTTACACTGAATAAAGACGGACAGCTGCGCGGCTGCATCGGCAATGTTCAGGGCAGTGGACCGCTCTATAAAACCATCTGGAGAATGGCCCGCGCAGCGGCTTTCGAAGATCCGCGTTTCCCGCCGGTCAGTGCTGAAGAGTTTCCCGAAATCGAGATTGAAATATCCATTCTCAGCCCCATCGATGTATGCAAGGACGTGGAACAGATTGTGGTCGGCAGGCACGGCCTGATCATGCAGCGCGGACACCAGTCCGGTCTGCTGCTGCCGCAGGTGGCCGTGGACTGGCAATGGGACAGAGAACAGTTCCTAGCGCAGACCTGCCGAAAAGCAGGCATGGAACCCAGCGCATGGCAGGACCCGGCAACCAATATTTTCTGGTTCGAAGCTGAAGTATTCTGA
- the cbiD gene encoding cobalt-precorrin-5B (C(1))-methyltransferase CbiD: MIKNDAAHEKQLREGYTTGSAATAAAMAAVRGLFGCEIPDKITIPLPVKGTLDVPVALVERDNKTIRAAVIKDGGDDPDATHGHEIHAVLEMFPGQELQIELNGGKGVGRVTLPGLPVAVGEAAINPAPRKQIIAGVLDELARIAPDFCGRLKITIEVPQGEAIAKETMNARLGILGGISILGTQGIVRPYSHASWKASIAQSLNVARASGIEEIIFTTGRRSEQFYLEHFTDTPQIGIIQAADFFKFSMQQARLKKMRKVRWAIFIGKLVKHAMGFPYTHAKDWAIDFNQLADWCTELGLSEELTKKIRAAITARHIYEMVPEKSRKAFIRMLVRYACENARRFSGNSEVAPEICVEYILFDFEGRILYANN; this comes from the coding sequence ATGATTAAAAACGACGCTGCGCATGAGAAACAACTTCGTGAAGGCTATACCACCGGTTCAGCAGCAACAGCTGCTGCTATGGCTGCTGTTCGGGGCCTCTTCGGCTGTGAAATTCCGGATAAAATTACTATCCCGCTCCCGGTAAAGGGGACTCTGGACGTACCCGTAGCACTCGTTGAAAGAGACAATAAAACTATTCGTGCGGCAGTAATAAAAGACGGTGGCGACGACCCGGACGCGACCCACGGACATGAAATCCACGCAGTGCTTGAAATGTTCCCGGGGCAAGAACTGCAAATAGAATTGAACGGCGGCAAGGGGGTAGGAAGAGTAACCCTCCCCGGGCTGCCTGTAGCAGTAGGGGAAGCAGCTATCAATCCAGCTCCGCGTAAACAAATCATTGCCGGGGTGCTGGACGAATTAGCCCGGATCGCTCCTGATTTTTGCGGACGGCTCAAAATTACCATTGAAGTCCCGCAGGGCGAAGCTATCGCCAAGGAAACAATGAATGCGAGGCTCGGTATTTTAGGTGGAATTTCCATACTGGGGACCCAGGGAATCGTGCGCCCCTACAGCCATGCTTCATGGAAAGCTTCCATCGCGCAATCCCTGAACGTTGCCAGAGCGTCCGGGATTGAAGAAATAATATTTACCACTGGCCGGCGGAGCGAACAGTTTTATCTTGAACACTTCACTGATACTCCACAAATAGGAATAATTCAGGCTGCGGACTTCTTTAAATTTTCCATGCAGCAGGCAAGACTTAAGAAAATGCGCAAAGTGCGCTGGGCAATTTTCATCGGTAAGCTGGTCAAGCACGCCATGGGATTTCCTTATACCCATGCTAAAGACTGGGCTATCGACTTCAACCAGCTGGCTGACTGGTGTACAGAACTTGGTCTTTCTGAGGAATTGACAAAAAAAATCCGGGCCGCGATAACGGCCCGGCATATATATGAAATGGTCCCCGAAAAATCGCGCAAGGCCTTCATTCGCATGCTGGTCCGTTACGCATGCGAAAATGCCCGGCGATTCAGCGGGAACTCGGAGGTAGCTCCTGAAATATGCGTGGAATACATCCTCTTTGATTTCGAAGGACGTATACTCTACGCAAACAACTAA